The window CAAGTTTCACTCATTCAGAAGAAAGCTCATTCATTTGGGATTCATTTTAAGGCACTTTATAAAGTATCTCCCACTCGTGATGAAGGACTTTTGTACAATGTGTTTCCAGGAGACATTTAAAAGGTCACTCATTTCATTTGCACCAGTCTGTGATAAATCTGTTGATAATTTCATTTCTAGATTGTTCATGGTCATTAGATTATTCAGGTTTCTCCAGCAACTTATGTCTGTAGGTTTCTACAGCCCCAGGAGGCCACTGAAGATTAAGAATTAAAGGACCATATGTTTCATGTCTCGAAAGAAGGAGAACAGTGCCTGGTGAATTGGTAGTGTCAGGATCATGGCCTTGGTTAGAGAAAAACAACAACTGTGCAGCTGCTAAGGAGAAGAATGAAACACTGCTGAGGGGCGAAGGGATGGTGCCAAAATAGTATTCTCCAGATACTTCATTCTTAGCCACCACCTTTATGGTGGAGTTGAGAGCCAAGATCTTCCAGAGTGGAGCGAGCAATTAGTTCTAGAGACTTCTGAACTGGGGTCAAACTCAGGAAGAGCCTGCCCAATGGCTCAAGAGAGGTATGGCCATAAGAGGTGTGGCCCATGGAAGCCAATCATAGGCCAGCACCTGCTGCCGGGAAAAGACTCTGGCGGAGAAGCACATTCTAATGAACAAATAGTTGGATCATAAATGCTCAATTCTTCCCATATTGTGGGCAAACAACTTTGGATAACTCGCTTTTTATGTACCACTTAGGGAATCCTTAATGAGTCAGAATTAATCCTTTAATGACTGGTTCACTTAAACTACATTAGTGATTGCTGAATCACTTTCTATTTGAAAATAATGgctaaaatgtacattttccctCAGGGCTCTCTGAGCACTGAGCACCAGGAAAATCTGTAAGTATTAAAAATCAAGGGAAGATAGAGACATGAAGATGCTTCCTGAAGTTTAAAGAAATCCACTCCAACTCTCAACCCTGCTGTGTTGTGACAAGGATTAAAAAATGGAGAGTAGAGGCAAATTTTGTGAGTTTTTGGTAGCCCACAAATGTTAacacttctgtctttttttttaatgtgaagggTCACATCAGTCACAAAGAGTACACAAAAGTCAAAACCAGCAACCTGAAGTTAAAAACTCAAATTCAGACATCTTCATATTACTCAAAAATTTGTACTACATTTCTATTTACATCCTTTGCAATTAAACAATTAAACAGACAAGCAATACAAAATAGTGTAGTTTtacagtaaacaaaacaaaaataaaaacaaagaaagaatccAGGACTTTGCTTTTGAGTCCGTTTTAttctacaaataataaatgttgcaCCTTTCATGAGCTATCCAAGTAAAACAATAATCCCATAGGAATTACTTacactaagaaaaaaaatcacatattaaGAGAAATGCAACATTCGATCAAATGTCCAATACTATGTTGTTGCAAATGGATGAATGTTTCTAAAATCCCAGTGTGCATTACATCATAATATACAGGATTACAAACAAAATTACAGTACAGATTGATTCCAGTTGAACCAGCATTACATTTCAGACAGCACTTATTCTGGACTGCATTGTACATGCAATAGCTATTGTTCTAATTATGGGTTAAATGGTTTGAATTTGTTTTAAGCTACTGTACTAATTGACTACAATAGGTATATATAGCCCAACGTTAACATCCGGATTAGTTTTAGGGTCCAATTCATAATATGAGCATGTGACAAACCACCGATTGTGTGAATATGTATAAAATCATGCATTTATATTGTCTGGAAACATCATTTTCAAATTCTCTTCAAAATTACGGAATGCAAAGGGGTTCAAAGACTTAAAAGAAACAGTGCAAATTGTATGTGATAGTCAAGCAGCTTTTGATTCTAGAATGGTGTTGGCATTTGcttataatatttatatacaaGTTTGTGCAAGTAATGTGTTGAATTGATATGTTTTAATAGAAAATAAGTATCTCATTCTTATATCCTCTCAAGAATTAGAGATCTGGTTCTAATTGTAAGGGGGGGACATAAATTCATGGGAAAGAAATTGCCAGGACTGTGCATTTTGTTAGCGATTTGAAAAAAAAGAAGTGCTAAGGCAACATAACTTTTCTAAGCACTTTTCTGCTGGTTTAAATTAGTTAAATTATTTTGTATAAATTAGATATAATTCTACTTTTCCGATATGTATAAAAATTGATGAAGCTGCATGGTTTAAAATAGGAAATCCACGTTATaaaaagtcattaaaaattctgtacaaaATCACAACAAAATAATTCAGCATGGGAAAGGTAACAAGTAGTAAAATGTTGGTTGAAAAATatagatttatatatattttgtaattGGCCCATTACTGGTTTAAAAATTGCATAGATCCTAATTATTGCTTGTGATTTTGTTATCCCGATCAGATAATTAAAACGATCTGAATACCCCTACACCAAATTTACAGTGTAGTTTTCAAGAGCTATTAGAAAATAATACAGAAGGTGAATAGGAACTTTGCATCCCGGTTTCACCTAAAGGCAGAAACGACAATAAATACATATATCACTTGAATCTTGGAGTATTTGCACTTCGTAGCAGTGGTACCCAAAGGGCTGCCCTTTGTAAACAAGTCAGTCACTGTACATACAGTCGATTTGTTTCCTTCTCTGTGGTGAGGCTGATGCGCTTTGAAGGGTTAATCGTGAAAGATGGCATTGAGCTGGGCACTCATGACTCGTTCGTGATGGGAATGGCTCTCATAGGGCATAATGTTGTCTATAGGGATCTCACAGCGAGAGGCAGAGCCAGAGAAGATTGATCCGTGGCCTGAGGCTCCTGCCAGATTAGCTGCGGGATAGTGCATGGTAAAGGCATAATTTTTATCGAACTCGTTGGAAGGTTCATGTTTGAAAGAGAAGTTCCCATTGATGCTGAGGGGCGGGCTGAGGGGTCCGTCAAAGGAAGGGCTGGTGCAATCAGTGAGGGTGCTTTCAAAAAATGGCTCCAGAGTAGCCCCAAACGAGTGCGGAGGCTTCACGTGGAAGATATGGGAGCTGTCCATGGTGCCATAGGGCGGACTGGGAAGACCCGGGGACTGGTAGGCGTAAGGGTGCACTGGGAAGGAAGCACTGGCCGGCTGCATGTGGGGCGGCATGTCTTGGTTCTGCTCGGGAAGGAAAGTCCTGGGGTTGAGCTGGAGGCAGCCGGCTACTAAGTTGGTAGTGGGTTGGGACAAGCCCTTGCACAGGGTCTGTACAAATGAAACGAGGTCCGGGCTCTTGCCGGAGCGCAGGATCTCGGAGAGCGCCCAGATATAGTTCTTGGCCAAGCGCAGGGTCTCGATCTTGGAGAGCTTCTGCGTCTTGGAGTAACAGGGCACCACCTTGCGCAGGTTGTCCAGAGCCGCGTTCAGCCCATGCATGCGGTTCCGCTCCCGGGCATTAGCCTTCATGCGCCTCAGCTTGAACCTCTCCATGCGCGCCTTAGTCATCTTCTTCTTCTTGGGACCCCGTCTTTTGGGCTTTTGATCATcgtcttcttcctcttcctcttcttcctcttcctctaaGTCGTCGTCTTCATCCTCCTCATCGCCATTTCTCAGCGAGTCCTCTTCGGTCTCGGCTTGCATGGCTTCGagatcctcctccttcttgtCCACCTCGTGTTCCTCGTCCTGAGAGCTGAGGCATTCATCGGTCCAGCTCGGGggaccctggggctggggctccccCATCAGCCCGCTCTCGCTGTACGATTTGGTCATTTTTGAAGTCCTGCATTTAAGAGGGGAcgaaaaaaagaagaaacattttaaacagaagaaacacaaccctcctcccacagccgtccctctctctttccatatatacaaaatgtgtgtgtgtgtgggggggggagaggtggccAAAGGCATGTTTTCCCCAAAATAAGAAATTAAACTTTTAATTGTGCCTGCGCTTCTCGCTTATAATTGATGCATTTATGTTCCAATGCCATTATGCAACTTGCTAATATTAGCGGGGAATATAAATTGagtatgcagaagaaaatgtgaTTGACACGATCGGAGTACATGAAGCAGTTTTGTGAACGTTTGCAGATTCTACGGGGGAAAAGTTGTAAACAAAGATCCAGTAACCACaggttttattcattttcttgCTCTCCTTGTCTTCCCACCGCCTCCCTATAGTAGCTGCAATTCCCCCCGGTACCATAGCCAGAATGCAATCTCCAGAACTGTTCAGAGCCAAGCAAGGCTCAGCTCTCCAGATGGGGGATCAGGTGTGACACTCTCTCTAAAAAACTGTCCACCTGAAAACTACTTGTTCCTTTCATTTCAGGATTCTCAAAGTTCCGCTGAGCCCTTTCACAAAGAGATGAAACCAAGTATCATTCGCAGAGCTGCAGCGTTCCATGCTGGCAAAGTCTCTGCCGAGGTGAACGCAAGGGCGTCGGTGCAACAATTGAGTGAGCGCAGGGCTGTGGGTGGCTTCTGAAGCCTTTGGTACCTCCGACACGGTAACAGGTAGCAGCTCTTGCAGTTCCTACGcgcttttctctctcctctccaaaCTCTTCACCGCTTACCTAAACGACCCTCCAAGCCCGATTTACACTTCAGCAGCTTTACCATAAATTGCAGCAGTATTTCTTCCAACGTCTTTTCCCAACAACCTTCTCTGCTTTTATGGGAAATAATACCCTTCTCATTCAAACCCTTTGACCATCAAGTCCATTCTATAATTAACTCCCCGTATTACCTCTATTCCCACCGCCACCCCCCAAATATAAGTGGCAAATTacaaaatagacagaaaaccaTGCTATTCAGACCAAACTTACACTGGGGcttgaggaagaggaggagtacCAACTAAAtatgtgaaaaaaattaatcgggttttttaaaaaaaaaccccaagttcCCATAATCGCAATCTGTGGAAATAATGTTTTAGAATGAAACACACTGAGATGCTGGGGCATTACACTGTTTCCGTTGTAGGCAGattaaaaaactgcattaaacacCCGCACATTGTAGCTAGATACAGCTGCAGGTATCTGTACTGAAATTCTGTTTCGGGGGAGGAAGTCGGGGGTTATAATTACCTTCTTTTCTTTAGCGTGTCCTTTGCAGTGATGGTCTCATAACCCTGTTACTCCTGGAGAGCTCTCCTGTGGGAGgatgttttctcttttttctagGGGCTGGGTGCAGGACGCGCAGGTTATATAGCGGGGCCAGCGATGCTAAAGGAGAGGGAGGGGTCGAGGGGATCTAGGCGCTCCCTGTTAATAGCCTACAGCGCCTGCGCCCCTGTGCCtcctccctcctctttcccctcctccctccgctTTCCCCGGCACGCGCCATATGGCAATCCACGTCAGGCAAAGGGGTCCGGGCTGCTCACGTGACCTGCCCATTTTGTATTCAGCGGAGCTCTCGATTCCAGCCCTTTGTGGCCCAAAGAAAGTGGCCATCTGTCGCCAGAGAGAGAGTCTGCGGACCTGTTTGTACCCGCAGGAGAGATTAACCCTTTCGCCGCTGGGAAGGGGAGCCCTTTCCTGGCGCTGCTGTTGTTGCGCTGGGATTTGTGTCTTGTTGGTTTTTTGAAGAGAAGAAATTTCCCGTAGAGTTGGTTAGCAGGGACGGGGAACAGATCCACTGCGGTTTCAGCATGTACATATCCTCTTTTCACGGTAATTGTTACTATCTCCTAGTCTGGTGCCTTCAACCCCACTCCTCACCTCTGCCCCGGGAGCGGGCGTTTGCAATTTCTCCACTTTGCCAGTGAAGGCACCGTTTAGcattttccttccttagtgtatTTGTTTTCCTCACTGGAAACACAGTTGAGCAACTTTTAAAGATCTTGTAGACCTTAAATGTCAATGATTGCACTGTCACACTCACCTAAACAGCTCAAAACCTGATTTCCTGAATTCCTCTCAGGCACTTTTCATCCAGTCCTGTGCGCTTGTTAACACCCCCACACAGATTCACACAAACAAACGCACATTTTGATGATATATTTCACTATCGGAGTGTCATTGCCTTCGGTTATCATCCAGGCATATATCTTTTTATCTATATAAAAGGCCACGTGCTAGGTCGGGTTGTACATTTCCTTGAAAGTATTACACAGTCtcctttgcatccgatgaagtgagctgtagctcacgaaagcttatgctctaataaatttgttcgtctctaaggtgccacaagtactccttttctttttgcgaatacagactaacacggctgctactctgaaacagtctcCTTTGTATGTGTCACGAATCAAGCTTTGCACGTTTAAATAGAATTTAACTTTGTCACCAGAAAATGAACATCTTTTAAAGATGTAGGTAAAGTAAATGTTATACCTAGGGACCAGTGAGCGTTTCTATTAATACTTTATCAGAATGGTTCTTGCTTTATTGGTTATTTGGGGAAGAATGATAGGCTGTTTAGTTCTAGTTTGAAAGCAATGCTAGGTGCCTTCTCACTGTTCAGTAGCTCAAGTGCAAATCTGTAATATGAAGTGAAAACAAGAGCAGCGTGCTGTGCTCTACTTTTCAGACCCCTTTATTAATGCATCCACTTCAACGGAGGGCTAAGAGTAAATATGTATAgatctttacatttaaattacGATTCAAGATGAAGAATTAAGGTGCTGTGCGTTGATGAAGGTGTCGAGTCTTGATGGCTGGTAATCTTAACAGAATCGGACAGCTCTTTCTATGGTTTGGAGTTTGTGAGGCATACTTTCCTCCCATTTCTGCTCGAAATTAATCcccttctttaaaaatcaattgtcaacactgtattttaaaagacCATTTATAGGCAATTACTCTAAAAGTCTTTAAACAGATCTCTTGAGTTCGCAAACATTGCCAAGTTTCATAGGGATGCATTTTAACAAGGAAGTATCCTGACTTGCATGGTAACAAGTGGAGCTTTATGACTGGTACACATTATCTAAGGATTTAATCACgacagggaaagaaagaaagaaaataatttgttttggcTTCATGCGGCTTTAAATGTGAAACTAATAACTCTATCTTTCAGGAACAGATTTGAAacatattttttgttattttcaggtcgtgttatttttaaagtattttcatcACATTGATCACCCTACATATCGCCCTGGCTTAGAGGTAAACATAAAACACTAGAATAAGACTTTTTTGTCTTGATCATAGTTATTGATTAAGGATATCTGCCCATTATCTAGTTACTTTGTGTTGGTTTGTTTCAAGTTAAACTTTGGTAACGTGTAAAATGTATCTGGTATTTAATAACGGACAGTACTAATTATTTTAACTACGATGAACGGACCCAGTCTGGATCTGGAcatgtttctattttaaattgtTCTCATATTACATACCATTATGTTCGCTTCGTGTGGAAAGGTGATGCGTCTCTTTGCACATCTGAATATAAAATCACGAATAGAGGTTCGGCTAACCTCTTCTATGGGAAGCAAAGATGCAATAGAACTGTCTGCCTACTAATCTAAACCCGTTTACTTTGTGTTGTTTGTCTCTGGCTTCCATCTCTCTTACTATGAGGCAGAAATACCCTCAGATCGACAGAATGTTGTAGGTATTGGCTTGGAAATTGTTGTTTTTGACATTGTACTTTTAGGTCCACTTTAACGATCGGACGGGACAAATAGTCAAACTGGATGGATTCTCCTCTCAACCTACTAATGTAATGCAAATTACACTTTTGCATTCTTTAAATGGACTGGTTTCAAGTGGCGGGGGTGAGGTTAGGAATAGTTAGATATACTTTTTATTTCAGcttctgaaatgttttaaatcgtattttgattacattttatatttattcagtATTAAAATGTACAACTTTGAGATAAACTAGAATGACAAAAGATCAAAACATGGATACAGTGGCTACGTGAAAAAACCAATAATAAACAGTAGAAAACTGTAATCAGGTGAAGTTTGCAATAAGCAGCAAGCATATTTTAATGCACATATCTATTTGAATATTTTACATATTCCCGGTTTATATGGGAAAACTGAACTCGCTAGTTCGCCAAAATTATCCAACGATAACTGGGTTTGATATGGAGGACTGACAGGTTCTGATTTCTAAATTAGAGACAGGAGACAAGTTCGGTGAGGAGAAGAAGCTGGAGGTTGCAGGTACAGAATACGTTTCTTGGTGCAGTTGGAGAGAAATTGACGGCAAGGGCCAACAGGCAGGATGATCAGAGAATGAGGGAGCTTTATCTGTAGACTGTTTCAAATTCACCCTGTCTGCCACTCACTCTCTGGTTCCgtcttcccctctgcttctcgGTCTCTATTCGTATCTAGCCCTCGCTCCCATCCATTCTGCTTTACCTTCTTTCTCCCTAACTTGTTTCTGACTGTCACGCTTTGGCTCTGCATCTCTGGAATTCcgatctctctccttttctcctaaCCTGTATGTTTGATCATGTTTAAGCATCTCCCTTTTTCCTGACTTTCAgcctcctccttctccatctGGCTTCTGACTCAGCTTCCCCTTGCTTCCATTCaggcttctctttctttctttctttctttctttctttctttctttctttctttctttctttctttctttctttctttctttctttctttctttctttctttctttctttctttctttctttcctcctccccccgcccgggCTTGGGGGCTCCTGTTCGCAGAGCGGCACGCGAACCGCACGCGTTGTAAACAAAAGCCCCTTTCACGGCTCACTGCCCCCAAATCTGCTCCTCTCTGCTGCCCGCTTGCAGTTCATCTGCTGGCGCCTGCTCCTGGCCTAACGGTTACTTCggcagcaggagcagaaggaaGAATCACCGGCCGAGGGGCACGCAagggtggagggagagaaagcgtggcggggggagggggggcggcagGGCAAAGGGAAGACGGGCTGAGAAAACAATGGAGTAGGACTGGACTTCTGAGCAATGCTTCTCTGGGCAATGCTTCTCGTCTGCTTCTCTGCACTGCTGTGACTTTCCCCAAAGGAGGTGTCTTTCCtcccttaaaacaaaaacaattcccAACGTCCAGAAAGCTGCAGGTCTCTAACATTAGTTCCCTCTTTCCCCGCTCCCATTTCTGGACTCAGCTGAGCTGCTAAATTAACAGTTAACACAAAGCAGACAATCGGGGCGAAAGATTTACAGATTCGGTAATACtggggcttttatttttttttacttcattttattttttaaagaaagacaaATCAAATGTACCAGAGCAAATGCTTTCGTAAACTACAGGGAAGTGTGTGTTGCTGATCGAGGCGAGGAAGGCGTGGAAATGCTATTAAAATGCCTTACAGTTGTCCAGAGTGAAAAATCCGTCCCAAGTAAATCTCCTGGGTTTGCTGCATTATCTTAATTAAGATAATTGATTCATATTGCACCTGCGAGAACGAAGAAAAAAggattcccaccccccaccccaaatagcTTTAAGCTATCGTAGAGAGGAAGCCTTGCTTGTAATTTAGTGAATGATTTACTGTATCAACAGCCCGGTTTGCCTGTCTCTCCTGTATTTGTTATTTACATTTGCTGCTGTCTTCCCAAACAATGAACGGGATCAAACAAGGACAGAACAcgagtgtttaaaataaaaagttgccAATATAGAATCCCTCCATCCCCAGCCGTTGGTGGATGTCGCCACTTACAGCTCATTAAAAAAGACTTAGAAGGGCTTTGTATGTTGGTTAGGCGTTTGGAGGCGTCCCCATATTTGCAGTGGTTTGATCAAAAGGTCTCACACCTGTTTTACAGTAGGGTTCGGAAGCAGATTGCAGCCCGAATGGGAACCCAGAGCCAGGTAACGGACAAAGGCCGATCTCCCAGCAGAAGCCTTCGATAAGCGGGTTGGGATTTTTAATCTTCCTAGACTGGGAGCAAAATTGAAATAGTCCCTGTTAGTTTACATTCTGGACAACTGTGTAGCCAGCCGATGAATTTGATAGCAAAAATCGCAGGGGGCAAACGGGGAGCGAATCAGCACCAAGGCCAGCTCCCAGTGTCAGTTACCCGGTCTAGGCCACCGGACATCACCTCCACCCTCCTCCGCTGTTTACATATGTCAAATAGCTTTTCTTCTCCGCTGTTGCGCATTAACTTTTAAAGAGAGGAGCAATTTTAATTCCTCATTTCAGTTAAATCACCGGCCCCCATCTTATTTCCTTCAAACGACTGCAGATTACTTCAAGGGAAAGTACGACACAAGCAATCGCAGTGCAAACTGTCCAAACCAAATGGGGTTATCGTATTTCTGGTTCAGATACAGGCAGCTTTTCTTGCATATCGTTTAGATAGActtatggattttaaaaatatacatgtatTGCCCAAACTGGAATCTGTTAGTATcttataatatattattttagAATGTGTTCAGGGCTATGCTAGAGATTAATACACATTCTAAATTCTTTTCTAGTAGGTTTTTGCCCCCTCGGAGGGAGTGTTTT of the Dermochelys coriacea isolate rDerCor1 chromosome 11, rDerCor1.pri.v4, whole genome shotgun sequence genome contains:
- the NEUROD1 gene encoding neurogenic differentiation factor 1; protein product: MTKSYSESGLMGEPQPQGPPSWTDECLSSQDEEHEVDKKEEDLEAMQAETEEDSLRNGDEEDEDDDLEEEEEEEEEEDDDQKPKRRGPKKKKMTKARMERFKLRRMKANARERNRMHGLNAALDNLRKVVPCYSKTQKLSKIETLRLAKNYIWALSEILRSGKSPDLVSFVQTLCKGLSQPTTNLVAGCLQLNPRTFLPEQNQDMPPHMQPASASFPVHPYAYQSPGLPSPPYGTMDSSHIFHVKPPHSFGATLEPFFESTLTDCTSPSFDGPLSPPLSINGNFSFKHEPSNEFDKNYAFTMHYPAANLAGASGHGSIFSGSASRCEIPIDNIMPYESHSHHERVMSAQLNAIFHD